In the genome of Bos mutus isolate GX-2022 chromosome 20, NWIPB_WYAK_1.1, whole genome shotgun sequence, one region contains:
- the TAS2R1 gene encoding taste receptor type 2 member 1 has product MLESHLVSHLVLAVVHLLLGILVNGIIVIVNSTDFIKQRKLIPLDLLVSCLAISRMGIQLAFFYTNLALLSLIKFPQFTETLVVFTFVNDLGLWFATWLSVYYCTKTATIAHPLSFWLKMKISKLVPWLILVSLLYACSTSAMHVKYKWVFYGEDFLGLFFPNVTTHIKVTPTLQFAFLFAEFALPLFIFLISSLPLIFSLGRHAWQVRNTWTGPRNPHTRAYIRAFLSILSFLALYLCHYLIIALIFFQIFNLRSFLFLFCTFVVGSYHSVHSITLILGNPKMKQNAKALLLLRK; this is encoded by the coding sequence atgCTGGAGTCTCACCTTGTTAGCCACCTTGTTTTGGCAGTGGTACACCTTCTCTTGGGGATTTTAGTAAATGGCATCATTGTGATTGTGAACAGTACTGACTTCATCAAGCAGAGAAAGTTGATCCCACTGGATCTCCTTGTTTCCTGCTTGGCGATTTCCAGGATGGGAATTCAGCTGGCCTTCTTCTACACTAACCTGGCTCTTCTTTCCTTGATCAAATTCCCTCAATTTACTGAGACGCTTGTAGTTTTCACATTTGTAAATGATTTGGGACTTTGGTTTGCCACCTGGCTCAGTGTCTACTACTGCACCAAGACTGCTACCATCGCTCACCCGCTCTCGTTCTGGTTGAAGATGAAGATCTCCAAGTTGGTTCCTTGGCTGATTCTTGTGTCCCTGCTGTATGCATGTAGTACTTCTGCTATGCATGTCAAATATAAGTGGGTATTTTACGGAGAAGACTTCCTGGGCCTTTTCTTCCCAAATGTAACAACTCACATCAAAGTAACCCCTACCTTACAGTTTGCCTTTCTGTTTGCTGAGTTTGCATTGCCATTGTTCATCTTCCTGATTTCTTCTCTGCCCTTGATATTTTCCTTGGGAAGACATGCCTGGCAGGTGAGAAACACATGGACAGGCCCCAGAAACCCTCACACACGTGCGTACATCAGGGCCTTTCTCTCCATCCTGTCCTTCTTGGCCCTCTATCTCTGCCACTACCTGATCATTGCTTtgatcttttttcaaatttttaaccTCAGAAgctttctatttctgttctgCACCTTCGTGGTTGGTTCATACCACTCCGTCCACTCTATTACTTTAATTTTAGGAAACccgaaaatgaaacaaaatgcaaaGGCATTGCTCCTCCTCAGAAAGTGA